Proteins encoded by one window of Kitasatospora sp. HUAS MG31:
- a CDS encoding tetratricopeptide repeat protein, whose protein sequence is MTTDERIEQAELLYERAVFGGDAGALATADLLLDAAEADLALARGRVIHARFLEERVEDAAELELFERAAKLYGRLGDVRGEGEALFWVAAFHQVVRDDTPTALPAFERARDLATEAGDRLTLSYALRHLGIAAHTAGRLDEAREHLEESTRLRRELGFLPGVAANLIGLAYLAAQQERRDDAMTHLGEATELAEATAAHGALRWVTEARKDLDMP, encoded by the coding sequence ATGACCACGGATGAGCGTATCGAACAGGCCGAACTCCTCTACGAGCGTGCCGTGTTCGGCGGTGACGCCGGTGCGCTGGCGACGGCCGATCTCCTCCTCGACGCCGCGGAGGCGGACCTCGCCCTGGCCCGTGGCCGCGTGATCCACGCCCGGTTCCTGGAGGAACGGGTCGAGGACGCGGCGGAGCTGGAGCTGTTCGAGCGCGCGGCGAAGCTGTACGGCAGGCTCGGGGACGTCCGCGGCGAGGGCGAGGCACTGTTCTGGGTCGCAGCCTTCCACCAAGTGGTCCGGGACGACACCCCAACCGCGCTGCCCGCCTTCGAACGCGCCCGCGACCTGGCCACCGAGGCCGGGGACCGGCTCACCCTGTCCTACGCCCTCAGACACCTCGGAATCGCCGCCCACACGGCCGGACGACTCGACGAGGCCCGCGAGCACCTCGAGGAGTCCACCCGGCTGCGCCGGGAGCTGGGATTCCTGCCGGGAGTGGCCGCGAACCTGATCGGGCTGGCCTACCTCGCCGCCCAGCAGGAACGGCGAGACGACGCCATGACGCACCTCGGGGAAGCGACGGAACTGGCCGAGGCCACCGCCGCCCACGGCGCCCTGCGCTGGGTCACCGAGGCCCGCAAAGACCTCGACATGCCATAG